The window tgttcattgattgcttctcatatgttccttgatcggggagggggcctccagctgagccagtgaccccttgctcaagacagcaaccatgggatcatttcgatgattccacactcaagctggcaagcccgcgctcaagctggtgaacctgcattcaagcctatgacctcagcgttttgaacttgggacctcagtgtccctggtcagcactctatccactgcacctccaccggTCAGGTCAAGGTTTTCCTTTTAAAGGGGAGCAggtcagcctgatctgtggtggcgcagtggataaaacgtcgacctggaaatgctgaggtcgccggttcaaaaccctgggcttgcctagtcaaggcacatatgggagttgatgcttccagctcctccccccttctctctctctcctctctctccctctctgtctctctctctctcctctctaaaaatgaataaataaaataaaaattaaccaaaaaaaagCACCTTTAAAGGGGAGCAGGTCAAATAGGTTAATTGTCAGTTCCTAGCCCCAGGCCCAGCTGGGCTCCCTCAGCTCTCCGTATTGCTGCTGCATCAGTCCACACAGCATCGGGGGTTGTCCTTTCTGGAAGCATCTTTAGGAGCAAGGAAGTGATTTCCTCattccctgtctgtctgtactttgctcttctctctccctttaccATCTAGCATGTTCTCTGGAGTTAGATGAGTAAGATTCAGGCCCTCCAGAACGTCCTAAGTGCTGGtctgctctcatctctcctctcctcctctcccaggcTCCTGGAGTCCATGATCCCTGTCAAGATGGTCAACTTCCCCCAGGTGAATAGGGGGTAGCGTGACTGGAAGAGCCAGGGGAGGCCCTAGGGCAGAGGGTGGGGTCACCAGGCAAAGCCTGGGAAGGAATAAACAGAAGAGCCATTGTACCCTCCTGAATGAGTTGGTATGTTGACAGAAAATTGCTGGTGAGCTCTACGGACCTCTCATGCTGGTCTTCACACTGGTCGCCATCCTCCTCCATGGGATGAAGACATCTGACACCATTATTGTAAGCAGGACAGAGGACTTTGGGGGTGGATGAACTGAGTTGAAACCTGGCCAAGGAAGAAACAGTGGAGTGAGTTAGAAGCAGCCCTTAGGAGAACCCTGGAAGAGGCTGAGACCAGAGGCCTCCCAGGACTAAGTAGAGCCTTCACCCCACAGCAGGAGGGCACCCTGATGGGCACAGCTATTGGCACCTGCTTTGGCTACTGGCTGGGTGTCTCGTCCTTCATTTACTTCCTCGCCTACCTGTGCAATGCCCAGATCACCATGCTCCAGATGATGGCACTCCTGGTAAGGAGTCCACCATGGCAGTGGGCAAGGGTGACCTTACAACAGTAGCCAGGCCTTGCTCTGCATCTGTCCTGGGACTCCAGGGCCTGGAAAGGGGTGAGCTGGCCGGTAGACCAGTGCCCCCATGAGGGTCCAGAGACCAGCCCAGCCTGAGAGATTTTCCTCTCCACCACCCTCCTTCTAGGGCTACGGCCTCTTTGGGCACTGCATTGTCCTGTTCATCACCTACAACATCCACCTCCATGCGCTCTTCTACCTCTTTTGGCTGCTGGTGGGGGGGCTGTCCACGCTGCGCATGGTAAATTGGGCATATTTCCAGGGGTGGGCTGTCGTGGGGACCTGGGGAAAGCAGCCCAGAGTTTGGGCTGAACCCATAAGTTGTTCTTAGCGGAGGGAGGAGCCTGAGGATGGTTCTGCTCTGGGGAGGAATACCTCCACACTGCTCACACTGGAGGGAGGTCCGCTGAGCTGTGTTCCTGTGGCCCTAGGTGGCAGTGTTGGTGTCACGGACGGTGGGCCCCACACAGCGGCTGCTCCTCTGTGGCACCCTGGCAACCCTGCACATGCTCTTCCTGCTCTATCTGCATTTTGCCTACCACAAGGTGGTAGAGGGTAAGTGACAGGGAGCCTGGGTGTGGGGGAGTAGAGAACAGGTGCCTGGGGTGGAGTCCAGCCAATCTTGCTCACTTTCTGTCCTTTTCAGGCATCCTAGACACACTGGAGGGCCCCAACATCCCACCCATGCAGAGGGTCCCCAGAGACATCCCCGTGGTGCTCCCTGCTGCTAGGCTTCTAGCCACCGTGCTCAACGCCACAGCCAAGGCTATCGTGGTGACCCTGCAGTCACACTGACCCCCCTGAAATCCTTGGCAAGTCCCCTTTAACCCAGCTGCAGAGCAGAGGAAGATTAAAGGACAGAACTGATGACATGTCTTTGATGGGGCCTGCAGCTGTCACAGAGCTGTAGAGGCAGAAGCACCTCCTCTGATTCCTGTTGGGGCTTCTGAAGGGCATGAGGCCAGGAACCCCTGGCCAGGACTGCAGGCTTCTGCTGCCAATGCAGAAAGTGGGTCAGCGCCTCCGAGGCTGTCTCACCGcctaccccttccttcctctttatttcttccacATTGTCTTGTTAAATATAGACTTGGTAATTAAAGTATTGATTGAAGTCTGGAAATCCAGCTACTCTTCCAGTAgtcctccctgccaccctgcTTCCTATACACTTTCCTGTTCTTTGTCAGTGGTGGTaatgtcatatgtgcccttaTTTATAACCTCAGGATGTAAGGTGGGACGGGCAGGATGAAGGTAGGACAGCCCAGACTACACTGAAGGTGGTGCTTGAATATGGAATCTGCCCGAGTCAGGAACACCTAACCCATGGCAGCCTCAAACACAAGGACCACAAGTCTGGTGGAGCAGTGCATCCAGCTTGGGTCGGGGCTCAGCTGCACACCAATGGAGCAGTAACAACTGGACAAAATCTTCCAAACTCAACACCATGTCACTATAAGACCCTTACACACTGGGACCATTGTGTAGGGATAATTTTCCTGTGGGAACACACATTTGAAGCCAAACTTTGCCCAGGTTATACTGGGACCAGAGGAACAAAGCTTTCTGCAGGAGTTCTGTCTTTCCTCTTCACGAGTGCTGGTTACTCTTAAAAACTGCCATCACCCAAGCCTGGCCACCCCACCACCCATTTCATCTCCACTAGTTAACAGAGGGGATAGAATTTTTTACTTCACTACGCTTactcctttttaaaagaattacccTAGTAAATCTGGGTCAGCATCTTTCCTTCCTAAAGGGAAAGATATGCCTTTCATTTACCTGAGGTGACCTATGTCTGAAGCGTCACACCATCACCCTTGGACAGAGCTCCAAAATTGCTGCCTACCC is drawn from Saccopteryx leptura isolate mSacLep1 chromosome 1, mSacLep1_pri_phased_curated, whole genome shotgun sequence and contains these coding sequences:
- the YIPF3 gene encoding protein YIPF3 isoform X2, with the translated sequence MATTAAPAGGSRNGAGPEWGGFEENIQGGGSAVIDMENMDDTSGSSFEDMGELHQRLREEEVDADAAAAEEEDGEFLGMKGFKGQLSRQVADQMWQAGKRQASKAFSLYANIDILRPYFDVEPAQVRSRLLESMIPVKMVNFPQKIAGELYGPLMLVFTLVAILLHGMKTSDTIIEGTLMGTAIGTCFGYWLGVSSFIYFLAYLCNAQITMLQMMALLGYGLFGHCIVLFITYNIHLHALFYLFWLLVGGLSTLRMVAVLVSRTVGPTQRLLLCGTLATLHMLFLLYLHFAYHKVVEGILDTLEGPNIPPMQRVPRDIPVVLPAARLLATVLNATAKAIVVTLQSH
- the YIPF3 gene encoding protein YIPF3 isoform X1; its protein translation is MATTAAPAGGSRNGAGPEWGGFEENIQGGGSAVIDMENMDDTSGSSFEDMGELHQRLREEEVDADAAAAEEEDGEFLGMKGFKGQLSRQVADQMWQAGKRQASKAFSLYANIDILRPYFDVEPAQVRSRLLESMIPVKMVNFPQKIAGELYGPLMLVFTLVAILLHGMKTSDTIIQEGTLMGTAIGTCFGYWLGVSSFIYFLAYLCNAQITMLQMMALLGYGLFGHCIVLFITYNIHLHALFYLFWLLVGGLSTLRMVAVLVSRTVGPTQRLLLCGTLATLHMLFLLYLHFAYHKVVEGILDTLEGPNIPPMQRVPRDIPVVLPAARLLATVLNATAKAIVVTLQSH